One window of the Etheostoma spectabile isolate EspeVRDwgs_2016 chromosome 16, UIUC_Espe_1.0, whole genome shotgun sequence genome contains the following:
- the si:ch211-243g18.2 gene encoding keratin, type I cytoskeletal 18 isoform X1, whose translation MASSMSVRSFSMNRQPSFSSRSLMDTGRARSRASVSFSAASPLSRSASISHDLNGPTSLQLNGLHGNSVNDKEAMQSLNSRLANYLDKVRSLERSNADLEAKIKKLMLDRIPKGHDLDSMMAQAHAVEQEVRKRTLENARLMLEIDNAKLAADDFRIKWETELVMCQSVERDCVALKKAKTDHEQIIASLRGDLDSLKEELYFLKKNHEEELEQMKSRIAKDEVNVEVDSTSGPELGTILSELRSQYEGIVKKNKDQAEQWYRKKLENVQNEVKESNEALRGAQSELIDRQRFLQTLEVELEGLHKQIAALEGNLGETGQKYSAEMERLQVTLSQLEDDLSQLRLDMQRTKTDYEQLLRIKQNLEMEIATYRRLLEGEETVKEVPPPPKKEPDVRTRKIVKVVTQTMINGKVVDESSEVEQIEETKK comes from the exons ATGGCCTCCAGCATGTCGGTGAGGAGCTTCTCTATGAACCGTCAGCCCTCCTTTTCCAGTCGTTCTCTGATGGACACTGGCCGTGCCCGCTCCCGTGCGTCAGTGTCTTTTTCCGCAGCGAGCCCGCTGAGCCGTTCGGCCTCCATTAGCCATGATCTCAATGGCCCAACCAGCCTGCAACTTAACGGCCTGCACGGCAACAGTGTCAATGATAAGGAAGCCATGCAAAGTCTCAACAGCCGTCTGGCCAACTACCTGGACAAG GTGCGTTCACTGGAGCGCTCCAATGCAGACCTGGAGGCCAAGATTAAGAAACTGATGCTTGACCGCATTCCCAAAGGCCATGACCTTGATTCCATGATGGCCCAAGCTCATGCTGTTGAGCAAGAG GTGAGGAAGAGGACCTTGGAAAATGCCCGCCTCATGTTAGAGATTGATAATGCTAAACTGGCTGCTGATGACTTCAGAATCAA GTGGGAGACTGAGCTGGTGATGTGTCAGTCTGTGGAGCGAGACTGTGTTGCTCTGAAAAAGGCCAAGACGGACCACGAGCAGATCATCGCCTCCCTCAGGGGAGATCTGGACAGCCTGAAAGAAGAACTTTACTTCCTCAAGAAAAACCATGAGGAG GAACTAGAACAGATGAAGTCTCGTATTGCCAAAGATGAAGTGAATGTGGAGGTGGACTCGACCAGCGGACCAGAACTGGGCACCATTCTGTCTGAACTGCGTTCCCAGTATGAGGGGATTGTCAAGAAGAACAAGGACCAAGCGGAGCAGTGGTACCGCAAGAAG CTGGAGAATGTGCAGAACGAGGTGAAGGAGAGCAACGAGGCTCTGAGAGGAGCTCAGAGCGAGCTGATCGATAGGCAGCGCTTCCTGCAGACCctggaggtggagctggaggGGCTGCACAAACAG ATAGCAGCGCTGGAAGGTAACCTGGGTGAGACAGGTCAGAAATACTCCGCTGAGATGGAGCGGCTGCAGGTCACCCTGAGCCAGCTGGAGGACGACCTCTCCCAGCTCAGGCTGGACATGCAGCGCACCAAGACTGACTACGAGCAGCTCCTCCGCATCAAGCAGAACCTGGAGATGGAGATCGCAACCTACAGGCGCCTCCTGGAGGGAGAGGAGAC AGTCAAGGAAGTTCCTCCACCACCAAAAA AGGAGCCTGATGTTCGCACCAGGAAGATTGTGAAGGTGGTGACTCAGACGATGATCAACGGCAAAGTGGTGGACGAATCCAGCGAGGTGGAGCAGATCGAGGAGACCAAGAAATAG
- the si:ch211-243g18.2 gene encoding keratin, type I cytoskeletal 18 isoform X2 codes for MASSMSVRSFSMNRQPSFSSRSLMDTGRARSRASVSFSAASPLSRSASISHDLNGPTSLQLNGLHGNSVNDKEAMQSLNSRLANYLDKVRSLERSNADLEAKIKKLMLDRIPKGHDLDSMMAQAHAVEQEVRKRTLENARLMLEIDNAKLAADDFRIKWETELVMCQSVERDCVALKKAKTDHEQIIASLRGDLDSLKEELYFLKKNHEEELEQMKSRIAKDEVNVEVDSTSGPELGTILSELRSQYEGIVKKNKDQAEQWYRKKLENVQNEVKESNEALRGAQSELIDRQRFLQTLEVELEGLHKQIAALEGNLGETGQKYSAEMERLQVTLSQLEDDLSQLRLDMQRTKTDYEQLLRIKQNLEMEIATYRRLLEGEETVKEVPPPPKSEGA; via the exons ATGGCCTCCAGCATGTCGGTGAGGAGCTTCTCTATGAACCGTCAGCCCTCCTTTTCCAGTCGTTCTCTGATGGACACTGGCCGTGCCCGCTCCCGTGCGTCAGTGTCTTTTTCCGCAGCGAGCCCGCTGAGCCGTTCGGCCTCCATTAGCCATGATCTCAATGGCCCAACCAGCCTGCAACTTAACGGCCTGCACGGCAACAGTGTCAATGATAAGGAAGCCATGCAAAGTCTCAACAGCCGTCTGGCCAACTACCTGGACAAG GTGCGTTCACTGGAGCGCTCCAATGCAGACCTGGAGGCCAAGATTAAGAAACTGATGCTTGACCGCATTCCCAAAGGCCATGACCTTGATTCCATGATGGCCCAAGCTCATGCTGTTGAGCAAGAG GTGAGGAAGAGGACCTTGGAAAATGCCCGCCTCATGTTAGAGATTGATAATGCTAAACTGGCTGCTGATGACTTCAGAATCAA GTGGGAGACTGAGCTGGTGATGTGTCAGTCTGTGGAGCGAGACTGTGTTGCTCTGAAAAAGGCCAAGACGGACCACGAGCAGATCATCGCCTCCCTCAGGGGAGATCTGGACAGCCTGAAAGAAGAACTTTACTTCCTCAAGAAAAACCATGAGGAG GAACTAGAACAGATGAAGTCTCGTATTGCCAAAGATGAAGTGAATGTGGAGGTGGACTCGACCAGCGGACCAGAACTGGGCACCATTCTGTCTGAACTGCGTTCCCAGTATGAGGGGATTGTCAAGAAGAACAAGGACCAAGCGGAGCAGTGGTACCGCAAGAAG CTGGAGAATGTGCAGAACGAGGTGAAGGAGAGCAACGAGGCTCTGAGAGGAGCTCAGAGCGAGCTGATCGATAGGCAGCGCTTCCTGCAGACCctggaggtggagctggaggGGCTGCACAAACAG ATAGCAGCGCTGGAAGGTAACCTGGGTGAGACAGGTCAGAAATACTCCGCTGAGATGGAGCGGCTGCAGGTCACCCTGAGCCAGCTGGAGGACGACCTCTCCCAGCTCAGGCTGGACATGCAGCGCACCAAGACTGACTACGAGCAGCTCCTCCGCATCAAGCAGAACCTGGAGATGGAGATCGCAACCTACAGGCGCCTCCTGGAGGGAGAGGAGAC AGTCAAGGAAGTTCCTCCACCACCAAAAAGTGA AGGAGCCTGA
- the rbp4l gene encoding retinol binding protein 4, like yields MGSSKVALLLVLLSCVERCLSASCVVDSFTVKTDFDPKRYAGKWYALQKKDPEGLFLQDNISAEYTIDDDGSMTASSKGRVTLFGFWVVCADMAAQYSVPDTANPGKMFMNYQGLASYLSSGGDNYWVIDTDYDNYALTYACRTLKEDGSCEDGYAIVFSRNPRGLPPAIQRIIRQKQEDICMAGEFQPVLQSGAC; encoded by the exons ATGGGATCCTCCAAGGTGGCCCTGCTGCTGGTCTTGCTGTCCTGTGTAGAgcgctgtctgtctgcctcctgTGTCGTGGACAGCTTCACAGTCAAAACGGACTTTGACCCTAAGAGG TATGCAGGAAAGTGGTATGCACTGCAGAAAAAAGACCCAGAGGGCCTGTTCCTGCAGGACAACATCTCCGCTGAGTACACCATTGACGATGACGGCTCCATGACTGCCTCTTCCAAGGGGCGTGTCACTCTGTTTGG CTTCTGGGTTGTGTGTGCTGACATGGCTGCCCAGTACTCTGTCCCCGACACAGCCAACCCCGGCAAGATGTTCATGAACTACCAGGGACTTGCCAGCTACCTGTCCAGTGGAG GTGACAACTACTGGGTCATTGACACCGACTATGACAACTATGCCCTCACCTACGCCTGCCGCACCCTGAAGGAAGATGGCAGCTGCGAAGACGGCTACGCCATTGTCTTCTCCAGGAACCCCCGTGGCCTGCCCCCTGCCATCCAGCGCATCATCCGTCAGAAACAAGAGGACATCTGCATGGCCGGAGAGTTTCAGCCTGTCCTGCAGTCTGGAGCCTGCTAA